From a single Drosophila sulfurigaster albostrigata strain 15112-1811.04 chromosome 3, ASM2355843v2, whole genome shotgun sequence genomic region:
- the LOC133843432 gene encoding EH domain-binding protein 1 isoform X3: MGSVWKRLQRVNKRAAKFQFTVSYHDLRLETTAKWRPSNLSVVWTRRSRRVASAPLPWEPDMMNPLVGNISWPVPDNHSISVTLFKDPRTHELEDKDWTFVIEDISMLGKKRVLANANINMRKYASIESTQQSFPLTLKPVSRKITSAVLDLTISCVFLREGKATDEDMQSIVSLMSVNNCDVAPLDDLEDIPDLENSGDISDNLYDFTEQLNMMTTSLNGCIDVPTPISADDRESKAETTDLLPTKNQVVESDESLKTPSASVNPEPVALTTPTKVMAEDKAILKPQNHDRFHEIRTSTPVLPTPAPTTAATNKVKTNASSRALNFDKQDASGVDSNSNSYADQSTAVLSLTTPTITKTSDNSNSSQAVAVAVAVTDPEPQPKPIKNSSNAAVTAKRSELQPLDLKKSYESTPAVNNMTTNKSATNTSNSLKPVEKILLKDNTPGQDLLEWCKEVTKDYPNVKVTNLTTSWRNGMAFCAIIHHFMPHLIDMSKLSAHDVVGNCRIAFDAAETLGIPRVIEPRDMNLLTVPDKLAVMTYLHQLRAHFTGKQLQIEQIGQTSDESSYVIGNYKSDNLSQNLINFSHLKTQLLHQNSLDDEIINQQQQLSPNSKKDVKNIILTSSKSIIGKVLSPTKEKNSINAMQTNKSSPTIDGSGDTPEDMHQKFVKEPLSPASLDANATNRIITRHKEMSEKAKLMMEKIKISKSNERSDANDEERQQRLREQARRLISETRNKSTGTDSPTSPTKLKRFNYTPERTISPIHNGSGNGGESYVDVSAKKIAPSWDKVEHTSPSHRLSDANASPLQSFNSVVDRISPKHEKRNDKLTYIESELEALEREQEAIDQKASSLEAKLRAVMGGNPSNNKRGTNPILRLIRNSIGGGDVIRIKLLDPDDDSLFGSGISDTGTEDDEDALSDTCSTSSTEMSQIREGQVIEMQPQRQRPRALSCFVNTKDSCSLMRPTYQQHHHSHERHCHRHRHQQPHHVHHVESYNHLLGTSAPGAASSRQSYCDNLQPYFADDDDAQVMASSGHAAASSRRHRIGGHKHGLHQHRRSRSRGLCETEETEEQLLSQWFTLVNKKNALLRRQMQLNILEQEKDLERKFTMLNQELRAAQSVEDWRKTEVQREKERLLLEELVTIVDKRDQLVQHLHNQEIAIEDDHEIARELEQVDISGGKEKCVIQ; the protein is encoded by the exons ATGGGAAGCGTGTGGAAACGCTTACAGCGGGTTAACAAACGTGCTGCAAAGTTCCAATTCACCGTCTCCTATCATGACCTCCGACTGGAGACCACCGCCAAGTG GCGACCTTCAAATCTATCCGTCGTGTGGACGAGGCGTTCGAGACGTGTGGCCAGCGCACCATTACCATGGGAACCCGATATGATGAACCCGCTGGTGGGCAATATATCGTGGCCTGTGCCCGACAATCACTCTATATCCGTGACTTTATTCAAGGATCCCCGCACACACGAACTTGAAGATAAAGACTGGACATTCGTAATCGAAGAT ATTTCAATGTTGGGCAAAAAACGAGTGCTGGCTAATGCAAATATCAATATGCgtaaatacgcaagtattgaATCAACGCAGCAGAGTTTCCCATTGACCCTCAAGCCCGTTTCCCGGAAAATAACATCAGCTGTCTTGGACTTGACAATCAGTTGTGTGTTCCTGCGCGAGGGAAAAGCAAC TGATGAGGACATGCAGAGCATTGTCTCATTGATGTCGGTGAACAACTGTGATGTGGCACCACTTGACGACCTGGAAGATATTCCCGACTTGGAGAACTCTGGAGATATATCCGATAACTTGTACGATTTCACGGAACAGTTGAATATGATGACAACTAGCTTAAATGGTTGCATTGATGTGCCAACGCCAATAAGTG CAGATGATCGTGAAAGCAAAGCGGAGACGACGGATCTGCTCCCAACCAAGAACCAAGTGGTCGAGTCGGACGAGTCCCTGAAGACTCCAAGTGCTAGTGTTAATCCTGAGCCAGTTGCTCTCACTACCCCAACCAAAGTAATGGCCGAAGATAAGGCTATATTGAAGCCCCAAAACCATGATAGATTCCATGAGATTCGCACCTCCACTCCCGTTTTACCAACTCCGGCaccaaccacagcagcaacgaacAAAGTCAAGACGAACGCCTCGAGTCGAGCCCTTAATTTTGACAAGCAAGATGCGAGTGGCGTCGACTCGAACTCGAATTCGTATGCGGATCAGTCTACAGCAGTCTTAAGCCTCACTACTCCCACCATAACAAAGACAAGCGATAACAGCAACTCATCGCAAGCTgtggctgtcgctgtcgctgtcactGACCCAGAGCCACAACCAAAGCCCATTAAGAACTCATCGAATGCTGCTGTCACTGCCAAGCGATCCGAGCTGCAACCGTTGGACTTGAAGAAGAGTTACGAGTCCACGCCTGCCGTCAATAACATGACAACGAATAAGAGTGCGACAAACACGTCAAATAGCCTGAAACCGGTCGAGAAGATTTTGTTAAAGGATAACACGCCGGGGCAAGATTTGCTCGAGTGGTGCAAAGAGGTAACCAAAGACTATCCCAATGTCAAGGTTACAAACCTGACAACCAGCTGGCGCAACGGCATGGCCTTCTGCGCCATTATACATCACTTTATGCCCCATTTGAT CGACATGTCAAAACTAAGTGCGCATGACGTAGTGGGCAATTGCCGCATCGCCTTCGATGCAGCGGAGACACTCGGTATACCACGTGTCATCGAACCCCGTGACATGAATCTGCTGACAGTACCGGATAAATTGGCAGTCATGACATATTTGCATCAACTGCGAGCTCACTTCACTGGCAAACAGCTGCAAATTGAACAGATTG GTCAAACATCCGATGAGTCGAGCTATGTGATTGGCAACTACAAGTCCGACAATTTGTCGCAGAATCTTATCAACTTCTCGCACCTGAAAACACAGCTATTGCATCAGAACTCATTGGACGACGAGATTAttaaccaacagcaacagttgtcgCCGAACAGTAAAAAGGATGTCAAAAACATTATACTGACAAGTTCAAAGAGTATTATTGGCAAAGTGTTGTCCCCGACAAAGGAAAAGAACTCGATCAACGCCATGCAGACGAACAAATCCTCACCCACTATTGATGGTTCTGGCGACACTCCCGAAGATATGCACCAGAAGTTTGTCAAGGAGCCACTGTCACCTGCCTCGCTGGATGCCAATGCTACAAAC cGAATTATAACACGCCACAAAGAAATGAGCGAAAAAGCTAAGCTGATGatggaaaaaattaaaatttccaaATCGAACGAGCGCAGTGATGCGAACGAT GAGGAAAGACAGCAACGACTGCGCGAGCAAGCACGAAGGCTCATCTCGGAGACACGCAATAAATCAACGGGCACCGACAGCCCAACGAGTCCAACTAAACTCAAGCGTTTCAACTATACACCCGAACGCACTATTTCCCCCATTCACAATGGCAGTGGCAATGGCGGGGAGTCTTACGTGGATGTGTCGGCCAAGAAGATAGCGCCCAGTTGGGATAAAGTCGAGCATACGAGTCCTAGTCATAGATTAAGCGATGCCAACGCCAGTCCCTTGCAGTCCTTCAATTCAGTGGTGGACAGAATATCACCAAAGCACGAGAAGAGA AACGACAAGCTAACGTACATTGAGTCCGAGCTGGAGGCATTGGAGCGAGAACAAGAGGCAATCGACCAGAAGGCTAGCAGTCTGGAGGCCAAACTACGGGCAGTAATGGGCGGCAATccaagtaataataaaagggGTACAAATCCCATTCTTAGGCTAATACGCAATAGCATTGGTGGTGGTGACGTTATACGCATTAAGCTCCTTGATCCCGACGATGATAGTCTATTTGGTAGTGGTATTAGTGACACGGGCACCGAAGATGATGAGGATGCCCTTAGCGACACGTGCAGCACTTCCAGCACTGAGATGTCACAGATACGAGAGGGTCAAGTGATTGAGATGCAGCCACAACGGCAACGGCCTAGAGCTCTTTCTTGCTTTGTTAATACGAAAGACAGCTGTTCATTAATGCGGCCCACATATCAGCAACACCACCATTCACATGAACGtcattgccatcgccatcggcATCAGCAGCCGCACCACGTGCATCATGTGGAATCCTATAACCATTTGTTGGGCACTTCTGCCCCGGGTGCCGCGTCCTCCCGACAATCCTACTGTGATAACCTGCAACCCTATTttgccgatgatgatgatgcccaGGTGATGGCGTCTAGTGGCCATGCGGCAGCATCCTCGCGACGGCATCGAATTGGCGGTCACAAGCACGGCCTTCATCAACATCGACGATCCCGTTCGCGCGGCTTATGTG AAACGGAAGAAACTGAGGAGCAGCTGCTTTCCCAATGGTTCACGCTTGTCAACAAGAAGAATGCGCTGCTTCGCCGACAGATGCAACTAAACATTCT AGAGCAAGAGAAGGATCTGGAACGTAAGTTTACCATGCTTAATCAGGAGCTGAGAGCGGCACAATCCGTTGAAGACTGGCGCAAGACAGAAGTGCAACGGGAAAAGGAGCGTCTACTGCTCGAAGAGCTGGTGACCATCGTCGATAAACGAGATCAACTTGTGCAGCACTTGCACAATCAAGAGATAGC CATTGAGGATGACCATGAAATTGCACGTGAACTGGAGCAAGTTGACATTAGCGGAGGCAAGGAGAAGTGCGTTATTCAATAG
- the LOC133843432 gene encoding EH domain-binding protein 1 isoform X1 — MGSVWKRLQRVNKRAAKFQFTVSYHDLRLETTAKWRPSNLSVVWTRRSRRVASAPLPWEPDMMNPLVGNISWPVPDNHSISVTLFKDPRTHELEDKDWTFVIEDISMLGKKRVLANANINMRKYASIESTQQSFPLTLKPVSRKITSAVLDLTISCVFLREGKATDEDMQSIVSLMSVNNCDVAPLDDLEDIPDLENSGDISDNLYDFTEQLNMMTTSLNGCIDVPTPISVPSLSEDPTPLAESYNHLNFEIEADDRESKAETTDLLPTKNQVVESDESLKTPSASVNPEPVALTTPTKVMAEDKAILKPQNHDRFHEIRTSTPVLPTPAPTTAATNKVKTNASSRALNFDKQDASGVDSNSNSYADQSTAVLSLTTPTITKTSDNSNSSQAVAVAVAVTDPEPQPKPIKNSSNAAVTAKRSELQPLDLKKSYESTPAVNNMTTNKSATNTSNSLKPVEKILLKDNTPGQDLLEWCKEVTKDYPNVKVTNLTTSWRNGMAFCAIIHHFMPHLIDMSKLSAHDVVGNCRIAFDAAETLGIPRVIEPRDMNLLTVPDKLAVMTYLHQLRAHFTGKQLQIEQIGQTSDESSYVIGNYKSDNLSQNLINFSHLKTQLLHQNSLDDEIINQQQQLSPNSKKDVKNIILTSSKSIIGKVLSPTKEKNSINAMQTNKSSPTIDGSGDTPEDMHQKFVKEPLSPASLDANATNRIITRHKEMSEKAKLMMEKIKISKSNERSDANDEERQQRLREQARRLISETRNKSTGTDSPTSPTKLKRFNYTPERTISPIHNGSGNGGESYVDVSAKKIAPSWDKVEHTSPSHRLSDANASPLQSFNSVVDRISPKHEKRNDKLTYIESELEALEREQEAIDQKASSLEAKLRAVMGGNPSNNKRGTNPILRLIRNSIGGGDVIRIKLLDPDDDSLFGSGISDTGTEDDEDALSDTCSTSSTEMSQIREGQVIEMQPQRQRPRALSCFVNTKDSCSLMRPTYQQHHHSHERHCHRHRHQQPHHVHHVESYNHLLGTSAPGAASSRQSYCDNLQPYFADDDDAQVMASSGHAAASSRRHRIGGHKHGLHQHRRSRSRGLCETEETEEQLLSQWFTLVNKKNALLRRQMQLNILEQEKDLERKFTMLNQELRAAQSVEDWRKTEVQREKERLLLEELVTIVDKRDQLVQHLHNQEIAIEDDHEIARELEQVDISGGKEKCVIQ; from the exons ATGGGAAGCGTGTGGAAACGCTTACAGCGGGTTAACAAACGTGCTGCAAAGTTCCAATTCACCGTCTCCTATCATGACCTCCGACTGGAGACCACCGCCAAGTG GCGACCTTCAAATCTATCCGTCGTGTGGACGAGGCGTTCGAGACGTGTGGCCAGCGCACCATTACCATGGGAACCCGATATGATGAACCCGCTGGTGGGCAATATATCGTGGCCTGTGCCCGACAATCACTCTATATCCGTGACTTTATTCAAGGATCCCCGCACACACGAACTTGAAGATAAAGACTGGACATTCGTAATCGAAGAT ATTTCAATGTTGGGCAAAAAACGAGTGCTGGCTAATGCAAATATCAATATGCgtaaatacgcaagtattgaATCAACGCAGCAGAGTTTCCCATTGACCCTCAAGCCCGTTTCCCGGAAAATAACATCAGCTGTCTTGGACTTGACAATCAGTTGTGTGTTCCTGCGCGAGGGAAAAGCAAC TGATGAGGACATGCAGAGCATTGTCTCATTGATGTCGGTGAACAACTGTGATGTGGCACCACTTGACGACCTGGAAGATATTCCCGACTTGGAGAACTCTGGAGATATATCCGATAACTTGTACGATTTCACGGAACAGTTGAATATGATGACAACTAGCTTAAATGGTTGCATTGATGTGCCAACGCCAATAAGTG TTCCTTCGTTATCCGAAGATCCAACTCCATTGGCCGAGTCatataatcatttaaattttgaaatagaaGCAGATGATCGTGAAAGCAAAGCGGAGACGACGGATCTGCTCCCAACCAAGAACCAAGTGGTCGAGTCGGACGAGTCCCTGAAGACTCCAAGTGCTAGTGTTAATCCTGAGCCAGTTGCTCTCACTACCCCAACCAAAGTAATGGCCGAAGATAAGGCTATATTGAAGCCCCAAAACCATGATAGATTCCATGAGATTCGCACCTCCACTCCCGTTTTACCAACTCCGGCaccaaccacagcagcaacgaacAAAGTCAAGACGAACGCCTCGAGTCGAGCCCTTAATTTTGACAAGCAAGATGCGAGTGGCGTCGACTCGAACTCGAATTCGTATGCGGATCAGTCTACAGCAGTCTTAAGCCTCACTACTCCCACCATAACAAAGACAAGCGATAACAGCAACTCATCGCAAGCTgtggctgtcgctgtcgctgtcactGACCCAGAGCCACAACCAAAGCCCATTAAGAACTCATCGAATGCTGCTGTCACTGCCAAGCGATCCGAGCTGCAACCGTTGGACTTGAAGAAGAGTTACGAGTCCACGCCTGCCGTCAATAACATGACAACGAATAAGAGTGCGACAAACACGTCAAATAGCCTGAAACCGGTCGAGAAGATTTTGTTAAAGGATAACACGCCGGGGCAAGATTTGCTCGAGTGGTGCAAAGAGGTAACCAAAGACTATCCCAATGTCAAGGTTACAAACCTGACAACCAGCTGGCGCAACGGCATGGCCTTCTGCGCCATTATACATCACTTTATGCCCCATTTGAT CGACATGTCAAAACTAAGTGCGCATGACGTAGTGGGCAATTGCCGCATCGCCTTCGATGCAGCGGAGACACTCGGTATACCACGTGTCATCGAACCCCGTGACATGAATCTGCTGACAGTACCGGATAAATTGGCAGTCATGACATATTTGCATCAACTGCGAGCTCACTTCACTGGCAAACAGCTGCAAATTGAACAGATTG GTCAAACATCCGATGAGTCGAGCTATGTGATTGGCAACTACAAGTCCGACAATTTGTCGCAGAATCTTATCAACTTCTCGCACCTGAAAACACAGCTATTGCATCAGAACTCATTGGACGACGAGATTAttaaccaacagcaacagttgtcgCCGAACAGTAAAAAGGATGTCAAAAACATTATACTGACAAGTTCAAAGAGTATTATTGGCAAAGTGTTGTCCCCGACAAAGGAAAAGAACTCGATCAACGCCATGCAGACGAACAAATCCTCACCCACTATTGATGGTTCTGGCGACACTCCCGAAGATATGCACCAGAAGTTTGTCAAGGAGCCACTGTCACCTGCCTCGCTGGATGCCAATGCTACAAAC cGAATTATAACACGCCACAAAGAAATGAGCGAAAAAGCTAAGCTGATGatggaaaaaattaaaatttccaaATCGAACGAGCGCAGTGATGCGAACGAT GAGGAAAGACAGCAACGACTGCGCGAGCAAGCACGAAGGCTCATCTCGGAGACACGCAATAAATCAACGGGCACCGACAGCCCAACGAGTCCAACTAAACTCAAGCGTTTCAACTATACACCCGAACGCACTATTTCCCCCATTCACAATGGCAGTGGCAATGGCGGGGAGTCTTACGTGGATGTGTCGGCCAAGAAGATAGCGCCCAGTTGGGATAAAGTCGAGCATACGAGTCCTAGTCATAGATTAAGCGATGCCAACGCCAGTCCCTTGCAGTCCTTCAATTCAGTGGTGGACAGAATATCACCAAAGCACGAGAAGAGA AACGACAAGCTAACGTACATTGAGTCCGAGCTGGAGGCATTGGAGCGAGAACAAGAGGCAATCGACCAGAAGGCTAGCAGTCTGGAGGCCAAACTACGGGCAGTAATGGGCGGCAATccaagtaataataaaagggGTACAAATCCCATTCTTAGGCTAATACGCAATAGCATTGGTGGTGGTGACGTTATACGCATTAAGCTCCTTGATCCCGACGATGATAGTCTATTTGGTAGTGGTATTAGTGACACGGGCACCGAAGATGATGAGGATGCCCTTAGCGACACGTGCAGCACTTCCAGCACTGAGATGTCACAGATACGAGAGGGTCAAGTGATTGAGATGCAGCCACAACGGCAACGGCCTAGAGCTCTTTCTTGCTTTGTTAATACGAAAGACAGCTGTTCATTAATGCGGCCCACATATCAGCAACACCACCATTCACATGAACGtcattgccatcgccatcggcATCAGCAGCCGCACCACGTGCATCATGTGGAATCCTATAACCATTTGTTGGGCACTTCTGCCCCGGGTGCCGCGTCCTCCCGACAATCCTACTGTGATAACCTGCAACCCTATTttgccgatgatgatgatgcccaGGTGATGGCGTCTAGTGGCCATGCGGCAGCATCCTCGCGACGGCATCGAATTGGCGGTCACAAGCACGGCCTTCATCAACATCGACGATCCCGTTCGCGCGGCTTATGTG AAACGGAAGAAACTGAGGAGCAGCTGCTTTCCCAATGGTTCACGCTTGTCAACAAGAAGAATGCGCTGCTTCGCCGACAGATGCAACTAAACATTCT AGAGCAAGAGAAGGATCTGGAACGTAAGTTTACCATGCTTAATCAGGAGCTGAGAGCGGCACAATCCGTTGAAGACTGGCGCAAGACAGAAGTGCAACGGGAAAAGGAGCGTCTACTGCTCGAAGAGCTGGTGACCATCGTCGATAAACGAGATCAACTTGTGCAGCACTTGCACAATCAAGAGATAGC CATTGAGGATGACCATGAAATTGCACGTGAACTGGAGCAAGTTGACATTAGCGGAGGCAAGGAGAAGTGCGTTATTCAATAG
- the LOC133843432 gene encoding EH domain-binding protein 1 isoform X2: protein MGSVWKRLQRVNKRAAKFQFTVSYHDLRLETTAKWRPSNLSVVWTRRSRRVASAPLPWEPDMMNPLVGNISWPVPDNHSISVTLFKDPRTHELEDKDWTFVIEDISMLGKKRVLANANINMRKYASIESTQQSFPLTLKPVSRKITSAVLDLTISCVFLREGKATDEDMQSIVSLMSVNNCDVAPLDDLEDIPDLENSGDISDNLYDFTEQLNMMTTSLNGCIDVPTPISEADDRESKAETTDLLPTKNQVVESDESLKTPSASVNPEPVALTTPTKVMAEDKAILKPQNHDRFHEIRTSTPVLPTPAPTTAATNKVKTNASSRALNFDKQDASGVDSNSNSYADQSTAVLSLTTPTITKTSDNSNSSQAVAVAVAVTDPEPQPKPIKNSSNAAVTAKRSELQPLDLKKSYESTPAVNNMTTNKSATNTSNSLKPVEKILLKDNTPGQDLLEWCKEVTKDYPNVKVTNLTTSWRNGMAFCAIIHHFMPHLIDMSKLSAHDVVGNCRIAFDAAETLGIPRVIEPRDMNLLTVPDKLAVMTYLHQLRAHFTGKQLQIEQIGQTSDESSYVIGNYKSDNLSQNLINFSHLKTQLLHQNSLDDEIINQQQQLSPNSKKDVKNIILTSSKSIIGKVLSPTKEKNSINAMQTNKSSPTIDGSGDTPEDMHQKFVKEPLSPASLDANATNRIITRHKEMSEKAKLMMEKIKISKSNERSDANDEERQQRLREQARRLISETRNKSTGTDSPTSPTKLKRFNYTPERTISPIHNGSGNGGESYVDVSAKKIAPSWDKVEHTSPSHRLSDANASPLQSFNSVVDRISPKHEKRNDKLTYIESELEALEREQEAIDQKASSLEAKLRAVMGGNPSNNKRGTNPILRLIRNSIGGGDVIRIKLLDPDDDSLFGSGISDTGTEDDEDALSDTCSTSSTEMSQIREGQVIEMQPQRQRPRALSCFVNTKDSCSLMRPTYQQHHHSHERHCHRHRHQQPHHVHHVESYNHLLGTSAPGAASSRQSYCDNLQPYFADDDDAQVMASSGHAAASSRRHRIGGHKHGLHQHRRSRSRGLCETEETEEQLLSQWFTLVNKKNALLRRQMQLNILEQEKDLERKFTMLNQELRAAQSVEDWRKTEVQREKERLLLEELVTIVDKRDQLVQHLHNQEIAIEDDHEIARELEQVDISGGKEKCVIQ, encoded by the exons ATGGGAAGCGTGTGGAAACGCTTACAGCGGGTTAACAAACGTGCTGCAAAGTTCCAATTCACCGTCTCCTATCATGACCTCCGACTGGAGACCACCGCCAAGTG GCGACCTTCAAATCTATCCGTCGTGTGGACGAGGCGTTCGAGACGTGTGGCCAGCGCACCATTACCATGGGAACCCGATATGATGAACCCGCTGGTGGGCAATATATCGTGGCCTGTGCCCGACAATCACTCTATATCCGTGACTTTATTCAAGGATCCCCGCACACACGAACTTGAAGATAAAGACTGGACATTCGTAATCGAAGAT ATTTCAATGTTGGGCAAAAAACGAGTGCTGGCTAATGCAAATATCAATATGCgtaaatacgcaagtattgaATCAACGCAGCAGAGTTTCCCATTGACCCTCAAGCCCGTTTCCCGGAAAATAACATCAGCTGTCTTGGACTTGACAATCAGTTGTGTGTTCCTGCGCGAGGGAAAAGCAAC TGATGAGGACATGCAGAGCATTGTCTCATTGATGTCGGTGAACAACTGTGATGTGGCACCACTTGACGACCTGGAAGATATTCCCGACTTGGAGAACTCTGGAGATATATCCGATAACTTGTACGATTTCACGGAACAGTTGAATATGATGACAACTAGCTTAAATGGTTGCATTGATGTGCCAACGCCAATAAGTG aaGCAGATGATCGTGAAAGCAAAGCGGAGACGACGGATCTGCTCCCAACCAAGAACCAAGTGGTCGAGTCGGACGAGTCCCTGAAGACTCCAAGTGCTAGTGTTAATCCTGAGCCAGTTGCTCTCACTACCCCAACCAAAGTAATGGCCGAAGATAAGGCTATATTGAAGCCCCAAAACCATGATAGATTCCATGAGATTCGCACCTCCACTCCCGTTTTACCAACTCCGGCaccaaccacagcagcaacgaacAAAGTCAAGACGAACGCCTCGAGTCGAGCCCTTAATTTTGACAAGCAAGATGCGAGTGGCGTCGACTCGAACTCGAATTCGTATGCGGATCAGTCTACAGCAGTCTTAAGCCTCACTACTCCCACCATAACAAAGACAAGCGATAACAGCAACTCATCGCAAGCTgtggctgtcgctgtcgctgtcactGACCCAGAGCCACAACCAAAGCCCATTAAGAACTCATCGAATGCTGCTGTCACTGCCAAGCGATCCGAGCTGCAACCGTTGGACTTGAAGAAGAGTTACGAGTCCACGCCTGCCGTCAATAACATGACAACGAATAAGAGTGCGACAAACACGTCAAATAGCCTGAAACCGGTCGAGAAGATTTTGTTAAAGGATAACACGCCGGGGCAAGATTTGCTCGAGTGGTGCAAAGAGGTAACCAAAGACTATCCCAATGTCAAGGTTACAAACCTGACAACCAGCTGGCGCAACGGCATGGCCTTCTGCGCCATTATACATCACTTTATGCCCCATTTGAT CGACATGTCAAAACTAAGTGCGCATGACGTAGTGGGCAATTGCCGCATCGCCTTCGATGCAGCGGAGACACTCGGTATACCACGTGTCATCGAACCCCGTGACATGAATCTGCTGACAGTACCGGATAAATTGGCAGTCATGACATATTTGCATCAACTGCGAGCTCACTTCACTGGCAAACAGCTGCAAATTGAACAGATTG GTCAAACATCCGATGAGTCGAGCTATGTGATTGGCAACTACAAGTCCGACAATTTGTCGCAGAATCTTATCAACTTCTCGCACCTGAAAACACAGCTATTGCATCAGAACTCATTGGACGACGAGATTAttaaccaacagcaacagttgtcgCCGAACAGTAAAAAGGATGTCAAAAACATTATACTGACAAGTTCAAAGAGTATTATTGGCAAAGTGTTGTCCCCGACAAAGGAAAAGAACTCGATCAACGCCATGCAGACGAACAAATCCTCACCCACTATTGATGGTTCTGGCGACACTCCCGAAGATATGCACCAGAAGTTTGTCAAGGAGCCACTGTCACCTGCCTCGCTGGATGCCAATGCTACAAAC cGAATTATAACACGCCACAAAGAAATGAGCGAAAAAGCTAAGCTGATGatggaaaaaattaaaatttccaaATCGAACGAGCGCAGTGATGCGAACGAT GAGGAAAGACAGCAACGACTGCGCGAGCAAGCACGAAGGCTCATCTCGGAGACACGCAATAAATCAACGGGCACCGACAGCCCAACGAGTCCAACTAAACTCAAGCGTTTCAACTATACACCCGAACGCACTATTTCCCCCATTCACAATGGCAGTGGCAATGGCGGGGAGTCTTACGTGGATGTGTCGGCCAAGAAGATAGCGCCCAGTTGGGATAAAGTCGAGCATACGAGTCCTAGTCATAGATTAAGCGATGCCAACGCCAGTCCCTTGCAGTCCTTCAATTCAGTGGTGGACAGAATATCACCAAAGCACGAGAAGAGA AACGACAAGCTAACGTACATTGAGTCCGAGCTGGAGGCATTGGAGCGAGAACAAGAGGCAATCGACCAGAAGGCTAGCAGTCTGGAGGCCAAACTACGGGCAGTAATGGGCGGCAATccaagtaataataaaagggGTACAAATCCCATTCTTAGGCTAATACGCAATAGCATTGGTGGTGGTGACGTTATACGCATTAAGCTCCTTGATCCCGACGATGATAGTCTATTTGGTAGTGGTATTAGTGACACGGGCACCGAAGATGATGAGGATGCCCTTAGCGACACGTGCAGCACTTCCAGCACTGAGATGTCACAGATACGAGAGGGTCAAGTGATTGAGATGCAGCCACAACGGCAACGGCCTAGAGCTCTTTCTTGCTTTGTTAATACGAAAGACAGCTGTTCATTAATGCGGCCCACATATCAGCAACACCACCATTCACATGAACGtcattgccatcgccatcggcATCAGCAGCCGCACCACGTGCATCATGTGGAATCCTATAACCATTTGTTGGGCACTTCTGCCCCGGGTGCCGCGTCCTCCCGACAATCCTACTGTGATAACCTGCAACCCTATTttgccgatgatgatgatgcccaGGTGATGGCGTCTAGTGGCCATGCGGCAGCATCCTCGCGACGGCATCGAATTGGCGGTCACAAGCACGGCCTTCATCAACATCGACGATCCCGTTCGCGCGGCTTATGTG AAACGGAAGAAACTGAGGAGCAGCTGCTTTCCCAATGGTTCACGCTTGTCAACAAGAAGAATGCGCTGCTTCGCCGACAGATGCAACTAAACATTCT AGAGCAAGAGAAGGATCTGGAACGTAAGTTTACCATGCTTAATCAGGAGCTGAGAGCGGCACAATCCGTTGAAGACTGGCGCAAGACAGAAGTGCAACGGGAAAAGGAGCGTCTACTGCTCGAAGAGCTGGTGACCATCGTCGATAAACGAGATCAACTTGTGCAGCACTTGCACAATCAAGAGATAGC CATTGAGGATGACCATGAAATTGCACGTGAACTGGAGCAAGTTGACATTAGCGGAGGCAAGGAGAAGTGCGTTATTCAATAG